A single window of Salvelinus namaycush isolate Seneca chromosome 11, SaNama_1.0, whole genome shotgun sequence DNA harbors:
- the LOC120055551 gene encoding protein transport protein Sec61 subunit gamma-like isoform X2: MDQVMQFVEPSRQFVKDSIRLVKRCTKPDRKEFSKIAMATAIGFAIMGFIGFFVKLIHIPINNIIVGG, translated from the exons ATGGACCAGGTAATGCAATTTGTGGAGCCCAGTCGGCAGTTTGTGAAGGACTCGATAAGGCTTGTGAAGAGGTGTACCAAGCCAGACAGAAAAG AATTCTCAAAGATTGCCATGGCCACAGCGATAGGTTTTGCTATCATGGGCTTCATTGGTTTCTTCGTCAAACTTATCCACATCCCAATCAACAACATCATTGT TGGTGGTTGA
- the LOC120055551 gene encoding protein transport protein Sec61 subunit gamma-like isoform X1: MRISAEDQSPSPGLVNTYWWPKIRDTISPKKSFSHWGRIISVGEARETSPHLSQQDKKLFNMDQVMQFVEPSRQFVKDSIRLVKRCTKPDRKEFSKIAMATAIGFAIMGFIGFFVKLIHIPINNIIVGG, from the exons ATGCGTATTAGTGCGGAAGATCAATCTCCCTCACCCGGCTTGGTAAACACATATTGGTGGCCAAAAATCAGGGATACAATTTCTCCAAAAAAATCGTTCTCCCACTGGGGCAGAATCATCTCGGTTGGTGAGGCTCGGGAGACTTCACCACACCTGTCGCAGCAG GACAAAAAACTTTTCAACATGGACCAGGTAATGCAATTTGTGGAGCCCAGTCGGCAGTTTGTGAAGGACTCGATAAGGCTTGTGAAGAGGTGTACCAAGCCAGACAGAAAAG AATTCTCAAAGATTGCCATGGCCACAGCGATAGGTTTTGCTATCATGGGCTTCATTGGTTTCTTCGTCAAACTTATCCACATCCCAATCAACAACATCATTGT TGGTGGTTGA